The following nucleotide sequence is from Limisphaerales bacterium.
GTTAAGATTAGTCGCGGCGATCAGCCGCACGTCAGCGGAAATGGTTTGGTTGGAACCAACGCGCTCGAAGGTGCGCTCGCCCAGAAAGCGCAGCAGCTTCACTTGGATGGCGGGATCAATCTCACCGATCTCATCCAGAAACAACGTGCCGCCATTGGCTTGTTCAAAGCGGCCAATGCGCCGCTCGTGCGCGCCAGTGAAGGCGCCTTTTTCGTGCCCAAACAATTCGCTTTCCAAAAGCGTTGGGGAGAGCGCGGCGCAATGGACGGTGACCATCGGTTGCTTGCCGCGCGGGCTGAGGTTGTGGATCGCTTTGGCGATGAGTTCCTTACCCGTGCCGCTTTCGCCGAGTACCAAAACACTCGCGCGCGCGGGGGCGACTTGTTGGACGACCTCAAAAATTTCCTGCATCACCGGCGATTGGCCGATGACATTTTCGATGCCAAACTTGGTGTCAATCTGCGAACGCAGATCACGGTTTTCTGATTCCAGTTGATTCGATCGCAACGCGCGCGCGATGCGCATTTCCAGCTCATCAATCTGCAACCGCCCCTTCGCGATGTAATCATCCGCGCCCTGCCGCATGGCGTCTACGGCCATTTCCTCGCTGCCGTAAGCCGTCATTAAAATGCAAATTGGCGGCTTGCTCAGTGATTTGGCGCGCTTGATTAAATCAAGCCCACCCACGCCCGGCATGCGCAAATCCGTGAGCAACACGTCAAAGGCATCCTCTTCCAGCAATCGCACCGCGCCCTCGCCATCTTCGGCAAGGTACACATCGTATCGATCTTCCAACGCCGCACGCAGCCCTTTCCGCGTGGGTTTCTCATCGTCGACAATTAGAACAGTGGGTTTAAGCATGGTTTTCTTCTTCGCCGCCCGTCAGCCGCAGCGGTTGTTGTTCGGTCAACGGAAACCACAAACGAAATGTCGTGCCTTCTCCAGTGTGGCTCTCGAGTTCGATGCGGCCTCCGTGTTCGCGCACGATCCGTTGCACGATCATCAGGCCAAGGCCGGTGCCTTTTTCTTTAGTGGTAAAATACGGCTGGAAAATGCGGTTGATTTTTTCCTGCGCAATGCCGCCGCCGGTGTCAGCCACGTGTACCCACACGCCCTCGGCATCGGCCAGCGTGGTGAGCGACAACGTGCCGCCGTGGGTCATCGCTTGGATGGCGTTCTTGACGAGGTTCACCAATGCCTGTTGCACCTGCCCGGCATCAAGCGGGGCGGTCGGTAGTTCGGTGGCGAAATTTTCTTCCAGCGTCACGCCGCGATTTTCAATTTCCGGGCCCATCACCGTGAGCGTGTCCATCACGATGTCATTGAGCGCCACCGGCTGGCGCTCCGGACGCGTGGGGCGGATGGCCTGTAAAAATTGGCTGATGATATAATCAAGCCGGTTGATTTCGCCTTTTGAAATATCGAGGAAACGATCGAGCTTGTTAACGGCCGCTGCAAAGTTTGCCTGCGCATCGGGGTCATCCGCGTCCGTGGCCTTCAGTTTTTTTACCTCGCGCTCCATCAACTGCAAATGAATGTGCAGCGCGTTGAGGGGATTCCCAATCTCGTGCGCCACGCTGGCCGCCAAAAGCGTGAGCGCCTCCACGCGTTCGCTTTCGATCACCTCGAATGTTTGCTGTTGCTGCTCCGTGGCGTCATTCACAATCACCGCCAATCCGCTCGAGCCTTCGCCCACCAATGCCGCGGTGTACACGCGCAGGAAACGCCGGATGGGATACGTCAATTCCAGCTCGTGCCGCGTGACGGTCAGGCTGTCACTCACCGCGCTGTTGCAGAGATCCGCCCAATCGAGCCCCGGCAAATAATCGACAATCGCGCGCCCCTCCGTTTCCGCCAGCGGCAAGCCCAGCAAATGCTCGGCTGATTGATTGTGCCACGAAATATGCGCCTTCGCGTCGAGCACCACCACGCCATCCTCGATGGTATCGAAGAGCGTCCCCAAAAAATCCCGCTCACGCGCCAAGCGTTGAACGACCGTTTGCAAACCATCGGCATCAAGTTGGTCAATTCGCCCGACGATTCGGTCAAAAAAGCTGTGTTTTTCAGTAGCCATCGTAGCCAGTGCCACATTGCCCCGTCCAAAGATAGAGTGAAATGCGTGCCAAAATGTCTCACAATGCGTCCGGTTTGGCGAGCGGAAAAGAGGCTCATTTTGGGTTGCGGATGTGAAGTCTTGACCGCGCCGCGTTTCCCTGTTGAATTTGCGCTTCACCAGATGAGTCAGAAAATTACTCCAATGAAATACACCTTCCGTTTTTTCGTGATGGCCGCTTTGGGCGGGTTGATGCTGCAATCCCAACCGGCGCAGGCCGCGCCAAAAAAGATTCTCGTGATCACTCAATCGCGCGGGTTCACTCACGGTGTAGTGCGGCGCAAGGGCGACGAACTTTGTGTGGTGGAAAAAACGCTCGCGAAGATTGGCGATGCGAGCGGCGTATTCACCACGGTGAATTCGCAGGACGCCATCAAGAGCATCACGCGCGAAAATCTCAAGCAGTACGATGGCATTTTCTTTTACACCACCGGCGTGCTGTTGCCCGCGGGCGATCCGCGCGAGGCGTTGATGGAATTCATCAAATCCGGCAAGGCCTTCGTAGGCACGCACAGCGCGGGCGACACTTTCCACGGCAAGAACGGTTTCACCAGTTACGTAAAAATGATTAACGGCAGTTTCGCCGGTCACCCGTGGGGCAGCGGCAGCACGAACGGATTTCTCAATCACGAGCCCAATCATCCCACCGTGGCCATGCTCGGCAAGTCGTTCATGTGGAAAGACGAAATTTATCAGTACAATAATTTCGACCCCAACGCCGTACGCGTGCTCTTCAGCCTGAACATGGCCAAAAGTAAACCGCAGATGCCCTATCACGTGCCCGTGTGCTGGGTGCGTAGCTACGGCAAGGGCCGCGTGTTCTTCACCAACCTCGGCCACAACGAATCCACGTGGAAAAACGAATCGTACCAAAAACATTTGGTGGAAGGCTTCAAGTGGGCGCTCAAAATCACCGACGGCCCTTCCGCGCCCAACCCCGAAGTGCAAGCCCAACAAAGTATCAACGCCTTCGCCCTCTTCGCCTCGCAAAAACTCAAGCTCGACCAAGCTGAGCTCGTGAAAAAAATGCAGGCCAAAGTCGGCGACGAAAAATTTATCACCCTCCTTCGCGAGAACAGCTGGAAAAGCCGCGGTCGCGACATGAAGCTCATCCAGGAAGTGCTGGATGCGCTGAAGTAGTCAGCGACTTCTTTTTCAAGACACGGATTTCTCAGATTACCACGGGAAAAAATTTGTGTGAATCCGTGGAATCCGTGTGAAAAATCCGACTACTCTTTCCGAGGTCGCCACGCATCGAATTTTTTGCAGAAGGCTTTGGTTTTGGAGGGTTGGAGGGCAGCGAGGTTTTTGATTTCAGCGGGAGGCATGCACGGTTAATATTGTGGGTAATGCCAAAACAGGGCCTTGCGATTGAGAGGGGCTTTGGGATTATTCAGGAGCAGACTAACGCTGCCGCCGCGTGCGTGGGCAAGCTCATTTCCGCCAAGAAGAAAACCCAAAGCAAAATCCGCAAAGGCAAATGGGTGTCCGGCTGCCTCCCGACTTGCAATCAGCGGGAATTTCCCCACACTGATCGGCCTTTCATGAGTAAGCACAAACAGGATTTGAATCGGCGCAATTTTATTGCTGCCGGGAGTTCGTTGGCCGCCATGGCTGCGATGATGCAGGCATTTGAGGCGCGGGCGCAGGAAAGCGAAGGCAAGGATTCCGCGCGGCGCACAAATGATTCCACGCCGCCGATCAAGATGGGCCTCATCGGCTACGGTCCGCACGGGCGCGAAATCGCGCGCAACTTGGCGCAGCTTCCAAGCGCGCCGCTGGTTGCCGTTAGTGATCATTATGGCGCAATGTTGCGCCGCTCCAAACGTGAGCATCCGAAGGCGGAAAGCTACGCAAATTATCAGGATTTATTGGCGGATAAAAATGTGGAGGGCGTGATTATTGCCACCGCGCCGCACGAGCACAAAGCCATCGTGCTCGCCGCGCTCAAGGCGGGGAAGCATGTTTACTGCGAAGCGCCGCTGGGTCACACGCTGGCGGATGCCCGCGCCATCGCCAAGGCGGCGGCCGACAAGCCGCAGCAAAATTTCCAGGCCGGCCTGCAGTTTCGCAGCGAGCCACAGCGGCATTTTATGTTCCCCTTCATGCGCTCGGGCGCGCTTGGCCGGGCGGTGCAGGCGCGCACGCAATGGCACAAGAAAACCAGTTGGCGCCGCGTGTCGCCCAATGCCGCGCGCGAGAAGGCGATTAACTGGCGTCTGAACAAACAGATTTCGCCGGGGCTCGCTGGCGAAGTGGGAATGCATCAGGTAGATTTGGTTAATTATTTTCTCAACCTCAAACCCGTGGCCGTGAGTGGCATTGGCAGCACCATCCAATGGCGCGATGGTCGGCAAGTTCCTGATACGGTTAATCTAATGTTTGAATATGAAAATGGATTTTCACTGACGCAGGAGCTGACGCTTTCAAATTCCTTCGATGGCGAATACGAGGTGATGCACGGCACCAACAGCGCGGTGATGCTGCGCGGCTCGCAGGCGTGGATGTACAAAGAAGCTGACGCGCCGTTGATTGGCTGGGAGGTGTACGCGCGCAAAGAGGCGCACTACGGTAAGCCGGGCGTGGTGCTCGCGGCCGGAGCCACGACGCTGGGCAAGGGCGGTAAGAAACTTTATCAGGAATCGGCCTTCACGCAGACGCCAATTTTTTACAGCCTCGAGGCATTTGCTTATAATTGCCATCAGGTGAAAACTACCGTGGCCGATCTCATCGATACCTTTGGCGAGGTGGACAACGAGACGGTGGTGGAATTTTTGAAGGAACAACTCGCCGGCACCAACAGCCTGTTGCCCGCAGCGGGTTCCGTTGAAGGCTACCAAGCAAACGTGATCGCACTGAAAGCCAACGAAGCCGTGAACACCCGTAAGCGGGTGGAAATCACCGCCGCCGATTTAGCAATATAATTCAAAACAATATGATGAAAAATATAATAATCCTATTTATTATGATCCTTGCGCTACCCGCAGTCGCGGAGACATACAAATCCAAATTCGGCAGTAGCCTGAAGCTTGATGGCGATTCCAGCGTGCACAAGTGGAAAGTGGAAAGCAAACTCATTGGCGGCACCATCGATGTTAACGGCGCCGCGCTCGGCAAGCCCGGCAAGCTTAAAGCCAAGGCGACGGTGTTCATCCCCGTGCGCTCGCTCAAGAGCGGCAAAAAACGGATGGACGAAGTGATGCACGCGGCGATGAACGCGAAGCAGTATTCGAAGATTGAGTTCACTCTCAGCGAGGTCACCGTGAAAGCCGCCAAAGGCACGCTCAGCCAATGCGACAGCAAAGGCACGTTGAAAATCAACGGCAAGACTCAGCCCATCAGCATGCCGATCACCGTATCGCGCGCTGGCGACAAACTTACCGTCAAAGGTAGCATCACTGTGAAGATGACCGACTATGGCATCAAGCCCCCCTCGCCTAAATTGCCCAGTGGGAACATTGTCACCAAAGACGAAGTGAAGATTACCTTCTCGTGGGTCACCGGCAAGTGAGCGACGGCCATATCAAGCCGCTGCATCCATGGTACACCCGCCTCTATCGGCTGGGGCGTTTGGATTATTTGAAAATCCTTCGCACCCACGGCGCCCCCGCGCAGGTGGCCCGCGGCGTGGGTTACGGCATTTTTGTGGAGTTGATTTTTTTCCCCACGTTGGGTCTGGGTTTTTTTCTGATTTATCCGCTCAATAAATATCTCAAAGGCCACCTGGCCGCTTCCATCGCCGGCTTTGTGTTTGCAAAATTATTTGCGTTCCTGACCATTGCGCCCAGCTTCATCCTCGGCAGCAAAATACTCAAGCTACCGGATTTTGGCGCAAAATTTATGGCTGACGACAAGCTCAAGCCGTTGGGTGAAGTTTGGGTAACGGTGAAACAACTCTTCAGTTCCGGTGAGCTCTTCCAGGCCCTCGCCGGCTGGGCTACCGGCGCGGCGGTGTTTGGCGTAGTGCTCGGTGCCATCGGATTCTTCTTCACGTTAATTGGCCTTAAAAAATACCAAGCCCACCGTAAAGAACGCCGCGAAGAAGTGCTGCGCGAAAAAGAAGCTGCGTAGGCGTAGTTACCCAATCACATCGCGAATCACTTCGCCGCCGACGTCGGTTAGGCGGAAGTCGCGCCCGTTGTAGCGGTACGTTAGTTTTTCGTGATTCATTCCCATCAGGTGCAGCATCGTGGCGTGGAGGTCGTTGACGTGGCATTTGTTGACGGCGGCTTTGTGGCCGACTTCGTCGGTTTCGCCGTAGCTCACGCCGCCTTTCACGCCGCCGCCGGCGAGCCAGTACGTGAAGGCGTGCGGATTATGGTCGCGACCGGGCTTGCCGGATTTTTGCGCCACCGGCAGTCGGCCAAATTCGCCGCCCCATACGATGAGCGTTTCGTCGAGCAACCCGCGCTGGGCGAGGTCAGCCAGCAAACCGGCGATCGGCTTGTCGGTTTCGCCGGCAAACTGCGTGTGGTTTCCGGCGATATCGCTGTGGCCGTCCCAACTGCGTTGGTTTTCCATGCCGCCGCTATAAATTTGAATGAACCTCACGCCGCGCTCGACCATCCGCCGCGCGGTTAAACATTGCGCGGCGAAGTGTTTGCACTTGGCGTCGTCCATCCCGTACAGCGCGCGAATGTGCGCGGGTTCTTTGTCCACCGCCAAGGCCTCGGGCGCGGCGCTTTGCATTCGGTAAGCCAGTTCGAAACTTTCGATGCGCGCGGCGAGTTCTTCTTCAAAGGGATTGTCCGCGAGGTGCTTTTGATTGAGCGTCTTCAACAAATCCAATTGCCGCCGCTGTTGCGTAGCGTTCATTTCTTTCGGACGCTTGAGATTGTCAATTGGCTCGCCGGTAGGGCGGAAGTGCGTGCCTTGATAAACGCTTGGCAAAAAGCCCGCGCCCCAGTTGGCCGCGTGGCCTTTGGGCAAGCCGCGTCCTTTTGGGTCACTCATCGCCACGAACGCGGGCAAACTGTCGCTTTCGCTGCCGAGTCCGTAGGTCATCCACGAACCCACACACGGATACCCCATGCGCGGCAGCCCGCAGTTCATCGCAAAGAGCGCCGGCGAATGGTTATTGCTCTCGGTGTGGCCAGAGTGAATGAATGCCATTTTGTCCACGTGCTGCGAGAGGTTTGGAAAAATCGATGATACATGCTTGCCGCACTGGCCGTGTTGTTGGAAATCAAACGGGCTTTTCATCAGGCCGCCCACCGCGTTGGAGAAAAATCCGGTGAACTTGTCAAACCCCTCCAGTGCCTGCCCGTCATGCCGCGCCAATGCCGGCTTGTAATCCCACGTATCCACGTGGCTTGGTCCGCCATTGATGAACAACCAAATCACTGCCTTCGCTTTGGTTTTGAAATGCGGGCGACGGGCGGCCAATGGATTGTTGGCGGCGAGCCCTTCTCGTTGGAGCAGGCTGGCTAGGCCCAGCGAGCCGATGCCCATCCCAGCTTGCTTGAGCATTTGGCGGCGGGTTAGTTGGATTGGATTGTCCATTTTTTATCGCACGTAAATTAATTCGTTTAACCCAAACAACACTTGCGCCATATCGGCGAAGGCAAGTTTTCGGGCGTTGTTTTGTTTGGCTATTTTATAAGAATTTTCCTGGGCGGCGATGAAGGCAGAAATAGTTTTTATCTCGGTTGCGGTGGGTTTGCGGCCGATGACAGTTTGGTACCCGAGGCTTACGGCGGAGGCGTTGTTCGGCTGTTTTTCGAATTGCGCGGCCAAGGCGAGGGCGGCTTCGCGGACTTGGGCGTTGTTCATAAACATCAGCGCTTGCGGGGCGATGATGGTGGCGGGGCGGTTACCTTGGCTGACAAGGGGCTCAGGCGAATCGAAGAGCTGCATCGAGGGAATGAGTTTGCTGCGTTTGATCATGAAATAAATGCTGCGGCGTTTCATGCGCTCGTCGAGGGTGCCGGGGCCGTGCATTTGCGTGTCAAGCAGTCCGCTGACTTGGAGGAGGCTGTCGCGGATGACTTCGGCTTCGAGGCGGCGCGGGGTACGGCGCCAGTGGAGTTTGTTTTGCGGGTCGGCTTTTATTTTAGCGGGATCAAAGGCGGCGCTTTGGCGATAGGTGGCGCTCATCACGATTTGTTTATGGAGCGGCTTGAGCCGCCAACCGTTGGCGATGAGTTCGCTGGCGAGCCAGTCGAGCAACGCCGGATGCGTCGGTTCTTCGCCTTGCAGTCCGAAATCGTTGGGCGTGCTGACGATGCCGTGGCCGAGGTGGTGTTGCCAAAGGCGGTTGGCCATCACGCGCGCGAGCAAATGGCCGGCGCCGTGTTGGGTGTCGGTCATCCAATTGGCGAGCGCACGACGGCGGAAACTGGTGCGCGCATTTTTGGGCACAGGGATTTGCCACGCAGTTTCGTCTTTGCCGCCGCGCATCAGCACTTGCATAAATCCCTGCGAGGCCGCGCCTTGTTTTTGATTGGGGTCGCCGCGTTTTAGGAAGTAGGTTTCCTTGTAAAAATGCGGGAAGCCGCGGCCGTCGGCGTGGTGTTTGGTGGGCTTGAAGCCTTCGCTGGTGACTTGTACTTTGGTGAGCTTCGGCTTGGGTTTGGCGGCAAGATGGGTTTGGACTTGGGCGTTGAGTTTCGCCCATTCGGGGTCTTGCGAGCGGAAAATTTTCAGCAACTCCGTGCGTTGTTTGGCGTTGAGTTTTTCCGCATCGCCAGCTTTGCGCAGTGTTTCCAAAAGTGTGGCGAGCGAGGCCGCGCGGGTGTTACCTTTGATGGCGACGGGCTTGGGCGCGGAGGTGACGGCGAGGCGCGGACGGCCAATGGTGTGACTGGTGTTCACGAAGAAATCCATCTCGATGGTCAGCACCGTGCCGCCCTCGAAACCCACAGGCTCCGCAAATTCAAACACCGCTGCTTGTTCCTTGCCGATGCCGCCAACGTCGACTGCCCAACCGGTTTTCCGTTTGTCGCTATCAATGGAACTGGCCACGGACAAGTCTCCTGTATTTTGCTGATGGGTGGCCTTCGGGTTCACCAGTTTCACTGACTGCCGTTGGCCGCCTTTTTTGGGCGCGACAAATACGCGAATGTCGCTTAACGCGATGTTCCCATTGCTGGCGCGGCCGGGGCCGTTGCGTTTCATAGTGGGATGGGTCAGCGCTTCGATGCGGAGGGCATTTAGTCCAGTGGTCTGGATTTCCGCGGTAAGCTCCCATCGGTCGGTGGCGGGATTTTTCCCGCTTAACAGGAATGAGCCGTCGGCTTGTTGGGTGAAGGTTGCGCCGTCGAGTGACTTGGGCCGGAGATGGTCGAGGATCATCCAGTCGAAATTTGCCGCAGTGTTCTTCGGCGGATTTTTTGCCCATGCGGTGAAGCGTTTGGGGAGTTCGTTTTTCTCAAAATTCGCCAGTGCGGCGGCGAGTGGGGCGTGTGCTTTTTCCCAATTGGCCTGAGCGACGGTGGTTTCGGTGGAATCGATTTCCAAATCGATCTCGCTGCGGATGGTGGTGGCGAAGGTGTTAATGAAGCGGTAGTAATCGCGGGTGGGGATGGGGTCGAACTTGTGATCGTGGCAGCGGGCGCAGCCGATGGTGAGCCCGAGCATCGCGGTGCCGGTGGTGTTGGCCATATC
It contains:
- a CDS encoding sigma-54-dependent Fis family transcriptional regulator: MLKPTVLIVDDEKPTRKGLRAALEDRYDVYLAEDGEGAVRLLEEDAFDVLLTDLRMPGVGGLDLIKRAKSLSKPPICILMTAYGSEEMAVDAMRQGADDYIAKGRLQIDELEMRIARALRSNQLESENRDLRSQIDTKFGIENVIGQSPVMQEIFEVVQQVAPARASVLVLGESGTGKELIAKAIHNLSPRGKQPMVTVHCAALSPTLLESELFGHEKGAFTGAHERRIGRFEQANGGTLFLDEIGEIDPAIQVKLLRFLGERTFERVGSNQTISADVRLIAATNLNLEEAVAKGDFREDLFFRLRVVEMHLPPLRDRGTDIVLLAKAFLEEFAKENAKAITELHPDAVETLMNHPWPGNVRELRTAIEHAVVLCRGDVIGLRDLPPSVRGESSGASHPESKDVLGKKHLTVEDAEKALIIRALKDCHGNRTQAAEKIGMSRRTLHRKLHTYNLHDL
- a CDS encoding PAS domain-containing protein; this encodes MATEKHSFFDRIVGRIDQLDADGLQTVVQRLARERDFLGTLFDTIEDGVVVLDAKAHISWHNQSAEHLLGLPLAETEGRAIVDYLPGLDWADLCNSAVSDSLTVTRHELELTYPIRRFLRVYTAALVGEGSSGLAVIVNDATEQQQQTFEVIESERVEALTLLAASVAHEIGNPLNALHIHLQLMEREVKKLKATDADDPDAQANFAAAVNKLDRFLDISKGEINRLDYIISQFLQAIRPTRPERQPVALNDIVMDTLTVMGPEIENRGVTLEENFATELPTAPLDAGQVQQALVNLVKNAIQAMTHGGTLSLTTLADAEGVWVHVADTGGGIAQEKINRIFQPYFTTKEKGTGLGLMIVQRIVREHGGRIELESHTGEGTTFRLWFPLTEQQPLRLTGGEEENHA
- a CDS encoding ThuA domain-containing protein, whose amino-acid sequence is MKYTFRFFVMAALGGLMLQSQPAQAAPKKILVITQSRGFTHGVVRRKGDELCVVEKTLAKIGDASGVFTTVNSQDAIKSITRENLKQYDGIFFYTTGVLLPAGDPREALMEFIKSGKAFVGTHSAGDTFHGKNGFTSYVKMINGSFAGHPWGSGSTNGFLNHEPNHPTVAMLGKSFMWKDEIYQYNNFDPNAVRVLFSLNMAKSKPQMPYHVPVCWVRSYGKGRVFFTNLGHNESTWKNESYQKHLVEGFKWALKITDGPSAPNPEVQAQQSINAFALFASQKLKLDQAELVKKMQAKVGDEKFITLLRENSWKSRGRDMKLIQEVLDALK
- a CDS encoding Gfo/Idh/MocA family oxidoreductase, with amino-acid sequence MPKQGLAIERGFGIIQEQTNAAAACVGKLISAKKKTQSKIRKGKWVSGCLPTCNQREFPHTDRPFMSKHKQDLNRRNFIAAGSSLAAMAAMMQAFEARAQESEGKDSARRTNDSTPPIKMGLIGYGPHGREIARNLAQLPSAPLVAVSDHYGAMLRRSKREHPKAESYANYQDLLADKNVEGVIIATAPHEHKAIVLAALKAGKHVYCEAPLGHTLADARAIAKAAADKPQQNFQAGLQFRSEPQRHFMFPFMRSGALGRAVQARTQWHKKTSWRRVSPNAAREKAINWRLNKQISPGLAGEVGMHQVDLVNYFLNLKPVAVSGIGSTIQWRDGRQVPDTVNLMFEYENGFSLTQELTLSNSFDGEYEVMHGTNSAVMLRGSQAWMYKEADAPLIGWEVYARKEAHYGKPGVVLAAGATTLGKGGKKLYQESAFTQTPIFYSLEAFAYNCHQVKTTVADLIDTFGEVDNETVVEFLKEQLAGTNSLLPAAGSVEGYQANVIALKANEAVNTRKRVEITAADLAI
- a CDS encoding YceI family protein, which gives rise to MILALPAVAETYKSKFGSSLKLDGDSSVHKWKVESKLIGGTIDVNGAALGKPGKLKAKATVFIPVRSLKSGKKRMDEVMHAAMNAKQYSKIEFTLSEVTVKAAKGTLSQCDSKGTLKINGKTQPISMPITVSRAGDKLTVKGSITVKMTDYGIKPPSPKLPSGNIVTKDEVKITFSWVTGK
- a CDS encoding DUF2062 domain-containing protein — protein: MGHRQVSDGHIKPLHPWYTRLYRLGRLDYLKILRTHGAPAQVARGVGYGIFVELIFFPTLGLGFFLIYPLNKYLKGHLAASIAGFVFAKLFAFLTIAPSFILGSKILKLPDFGAKFMADDKLKPLGEVWVTVKQLFSSGELFQALAGWATGAAVFGVVLGAIGFFFTLIGLKKYQAHRKERREEVLREKEAA
- a CDS encoding DUF1501 domain-containing protein, with amino-acid sequence MDNPIQLTRRQMLKQAGMGIGSLGLASLLQREGLAANNPLAARRPHFKTKAKAVIWLFINGGPSHVDTWDYKPALARHDGQALEGFDKFTGFFSNAVGGLMKSPFDFQQHGQCGKHVSSIFPNLSQHVDKMAFIHSGHTESNNHSPALFAMNCGLPRMGYPCVGSWMTYGLGSESDSLPAFVAMSDPKGRGLPKGHAANWGAGFLPSVYQGTHFRPTGEPIDNLKRPKEMNATQQRRQLDLLKTLNQKHLADNPFEEELAARIESFELAYRMQSAAPEALAVDKEPAHIRALYGMDDAKCKHFAAQCLTARRMVERGVRFIQIYSGGMENQRSWDGHSDIAGNHTQFAGETDKPIAGLLADLAQRGLLDETLIVWGGEFGRLPVAQKSGKPGRDHNPHAFTYWLAGGGVKGGVSYGETDEVGHKAAVNKCHVNDLHATMLHLMGMNHEKLTYRYNGRDFRLTDVGGEVIRDVIG
- a CDS encoding PSD1 domain-containing protein, whose product is MTRWICFGAMLAFQVAAAPPVSEKHAAEMARGLALFKSDVRAVLKQHCVKCHGGDKTRGGLDLTTRASLLKGGDEGVIVVPGKSMESLLIRLISHLEKPHMPAKNPKLPDTAIQKIAQWIDLGAPYDQPLIAKTGPKQGMQVTDDDRKFWSFLPLTKPKAPTVKNKTWTNNEIDQFVLRKLEAAKITPNGPANSRVLIRRVYFDLIGLPPTPAEVNAFVKSANHNPNSALEKIVDQLLASKHYGERWGRHWLDIARFAESHGFEQDYNRPHAYHYRDFVIKALNADMPYDQFVKWQIAGDEFAPDDPLAMMATGFLGAGVFPTQLTEKEFESARYDELDDMANTTGTAMLGLTIGCARCHDHKFDPIPTRDYYRFINTFATTIRSEIDLEIDSTETTVAQANWEKAHAPLAAALANFEKNELPKRFTAWAKNPPKNTAANFDWMILDHLRPKSLDGATFTQQADGSFLLSGKNPATDRWELTAEIQTTGLNALRIEALTHPTMKRNGPGRASNGNIALSDIRVFVAPKKGGQRQSVKLVNPKATHQQNTGDLSVASSIDSDKRKTGWAVDVGGIGKEQAAVFEFAEPVGFEGGTVLTIEMDFFVNTSHTIGRPRLAVTSAPKPVAIKGNTRAASLATLLETLRKAGDAEKLNAKQRTELLKIFRSQDPEWAKLNAQVQTHLAAKPKPKLTKVQVTSEGFKPTKHHADGRGFPHFYKETYFLKRGDPNQKQGAASQGFMQVLMRGGKDETAWQIPVPKNARTSFRRRALANWMTDTQHGAGHLLARVMANRLWQHHLGHGIVSTPNDFGLQGEEPTHPALLDWLASELIANGWRLKPLHKQIVMSATYRQSAAFDPAKIKADPQNKLHWRRTPRRLEAEVIRDSLLQVSGLLDTQMHGPGTLDERMKRRSIYFMIKRSKLIPSMQLFDSPEPLVSQGNRPATIIAPQALMFMNNAQVREAALALAAQFEKQPNNASAVSLGYQTVIGRKPTATEIKTISAFIAAQENSYKIAKQNNARKLAFADMAQVLFGLNELIYVR